GTTCCCTCCAGTGTCGCCGGGTGCGTGGCCCGCCTCAACACGGCCCCGGTGCCGCGGCGGGACGTCTCAGCCGCCGCCCGCCGCCTCCCGGGGCTCCGCGCCGAGCCCGGAATCCGTCCCACCGCCTTGGCCCCCCTCGGCCCGCGGCCCGGGCCCCTGGCGCCACTTCTCCTCGATGACCAGGGAACTCAGCCGCCAGCCCGCGTCCGTCCGCACCGCTCCGAAGGCGTACCGCCCGCCGGAGACATGGGTGTCGCCGGACGCCCGTCCCATCGGGTTGAGGTAGTCCGCCCGTACCTCGGCGGAATCCCCGGGGTAGCCGCCCAGATCCTGGAGCCGCAGCCGTCGGTTGACGATGAGGTGCTGGCGTACGGGAAAGAGGGTCATGGCCCGCGCCACCCACGCGGCGGCCTCGGCGGCGGGGGCGGCGATCCCGCCCGCGCCGCGGTAGTCGATCCGGGCGTCCTCCGTGAACAGGGCCCGGAAGGCGGCCCAGTCCCCGTCGTCCA
The nucleotide sequence above comes from Streptomyces clavuligerus. Encoded proteins:
- a CDS encoding nuclear transport factor 2 family protein, translating into MTQRVDLATVLDRLAIDDLISGYAAAVDDGDWAAFRALFTEDARIDYRGAGGIAAPAAEAAAWVARAMTLFPVRQHLIVNRRLRLQDLGGYPGDSAEVRADYLNPMGRASGDTHVSGGRYAFGAVRTDAGWRLSSLVIEEKWRQGPGPRAEGGQGGGTDSGLGAEPREAAGGG